GTAATTCGATCCCCGTGGAGTGCGCTTCATCCACAATGAGTTGTGCCGAAAACTCGTGCGCGAGTTCGATCAAAGCCTCCAGGGGCGAGTGATCTCCCGACATGGAATAAATTCTTTCGACAATGATGATTTTATATTTTTTAGAAGTGCCTTCGCTCAAGCATCTTCGCAAATCGGCTAAGTCGTTGTGCTTAAAAATTTTCTTCTCGCAACCCGACAGTTTGATCCCATCGATGATCGAGGCATGATTGAGCTCGTCGGAATAAACCATAAAATCTTGAGTGAGGACGGCAGCGAGCAAAGCTAAGTTGGCTTGATACCCACTGGGTAAAAACAATGCGGCCTCGCGCTGAGAAAATTCCGCGAGTTTATTCTCTAATTCTTCGGCCCAGCGACTGTGCCCACGCAGAAGACGGGATCCCGTGCTCCCCGAGGGAGCTGTTTCTATACTGTTTTGAACAAGAGCCTGAAGCCGCGCATCGGTGGCGAAGCCTAAATAATCGTTCGAGCTAAAGTCTTCACCAGTAGGTAAAGACAGTTTCCTCAAAAGGGATTGAGCTTCGTAATTCTGAATGCGCTCGTTAATGAGCGGTAGCTGAGTTTTCATGATCCAACATCTTTAAGCCGAGAGTGCTCAGCAAGTTTTCATCTTCCGTCGCTGTTGGATTATCTCTGGTGAGTAGCTTT
The genomic region above belongs to Bdellovibrionales bacterium and contains:
- a CDS encoding pyridoxal phosphate-dependent aminotransferase family protein, with the translated sequence MKTQLPLINERIQNYEAQSLLRKLSLPTGEDFSSNDYLGFATDARLQALVQNSIETAPSGSTGSRLLRGHSRWAEELENKLAEFSQREAALFLPSGYQANLALLAAVLTQDFMVYSDELNHASIIDGIKLSGCEKKIFKHNDLADLRRCLSEGTSKKYKIIIVERIYSMSGDHSPLEALIELAHEFSAQLIVDEAHSTGIELPLAQVYADASVILATMHSAGKALGVSGAWIACDQELKKYLIQFSRPFIYSTAPSPLVMRALVTAVEYHQEISEARVAALKEKIQFFKEEVSYRIPGLPLLGEGPIFF